The Gillisia sp. Hel_I_86 genome has a segment encoding these proteins:
- a CDS encoding DUF2891 domain-containing protein, whose protein sequence is MKTKITVLSLFLIFLIGCKGEERTKADTDKNVKTDTISDLDISLDSILGSEGVELNLDQANKLAALPLACIHTEYPNKLGQTLGGIEDIKSPKELHPAFYGCFDWHSAVHAQWSLVKLLKQFPKLEKAEEIKAKLEESLSKENIAAELKYFKTEHNKDYERTYGWAWLLKLSQELQTWDSDLGEELAGNLKPLSDLMVANFTEFLPKLIYPIRVGEHTNTAFALSFAYDYAEAVKDTEFQALIDKRAKEFYLKDDNCPVTWEPSGFDFLSPCLQEIDIMSKVLPKAAFPLWIKDFMPELMNEDFDMAVGKVSDRTDGKLVHLDGLNFSRAWVLYGLANKYPDRFSHLRAVADRHVSNSFPNLVGDSYEGGHWLGSFALYALQESKQQK, encoded by the coding sequence CCTTTTTCTTATCTTTTTGATAGGTTGTAAAGGAGAAGAGCGCACCAAAGCAGATACAGATAAGAATGTCAAAACTGATACTATATCAGATCTCGATATATCCTTGGATTCCATTTTAGGGTCAGAAGGTGTCGAACTCAATCTAGATCAGGCGAACAAACTTGCTGCTTTACCACTTGCTTGCATTCATACTGAATATCCCAACAAATTAGGACAGACTTTAGGCGGAATAGAAGATATTAAATCTCCTAAAGAATTACATCCTGCATTTTATGGTTGTTTCGATTGGCATTCTGCAGTCCATGCGCAATGGAGCCTGGTGAAACTGCTAAAACAATTCCCTAAACTGGAAAAAGCCGAGGAGATCAAGGCGAAATTGGAAGAATCGCTTTCTAAGGAAAATATTGCTGCCGAGCTAAAGTATTTTAAAACCGAGCATAACAAAGATTACGAGCGCACTTATGGATGGGCGTGGTTGCTTAAGTTATCGCAAGAGCTTCAAACCTGGGATTCTGATCTCGGAGAGGAGTTGGCAGGTAACTTAAAGCCGCTGTCAGACCTTATGGTTGCTAATTTTACTGAATTTCTTCCAAAGCTAATTTATCCTATTCGTGTGGGAGAACATACCAATACGGCATTTGCCTTGAGTTTTGCCTACGATTATGCCGAAGCAGTTAAGGACACAGAATTTCAGGCACTAATAGACAAGAGAGCGAAAGAATTCTATCTTAAAGACGATAATTGCCCTGTGACATGGGAACCAAGCGGATTCGATTTTCTATCCCCTTGTTTACAAGAAATAGATATTATGAGCAAGGTATTGCCAAAAGCAGCTTTTCCATTATGGATCAAAGATTTTATGCCAGAGTTGATGAATGAGGATTTTGATATGGCCGTAGGAAAAGTGTCTGATAGAACTGATGGGAAGTTGGTGCACTTGGATGGACTTAATTTCAGTCGTGCATGGGTGTTATATGGTTTAGCTAATAAGTATCCCGATAGATTTTCCCATTTAAGGGCCGTGGCAGATCGTCATGTTTCCAATTCTTTTCCCAACTTAGTAGGAGATAGTTATGAAGGAGGTCATTGGTTGGG